The following proteins come from a genomic window of Malus sylvestris chromosome 4, drMalSylv7.2, whole genome shotgun sequence:
- the LOC126618104 gene encoding subtilisin-like protease 3: protein MTFTYRVWLLQCRPVPSKFINRSRCLLYIGVSNGRLTPRSYTSKFFLTQIADYDEVALEQLAHVTNDEKNSMQTYIVWVEKPVSQKFSPQSNEDLGSWYQSFLPESIASSNQQMNQRMVHSYRNIATGFAAKLTPEEVREMETKEGFVSARPQRILPLQTTHTPDFLGLHQGSGLWEAATYGKGVIIGLLDTGIVPDHPSFNDEGMPPPPAKWKGKCEFNETLCNNKLIGARNFIGVGKGQPKRTFPFDIAGHGSHTSSTAAGRFVEGASVYGQANGTAAGMAPYAHLAMYKVCEGFGCADADIFAALDVAIDDGVDVLSLSLGGPSLPFYDDVIAIGAFAAIQKGIFFSCAGGNSGPWNRTLSNEAPWILTVGASTTDRILTSGLQIGDEKQYHFDGKSLSQPEDFDSTVLLPLVDAGSFGNQSSFCKAGSLENVEGKIVLCETGGGVTNIAKGEEVKRAGGAAMILMNKEIDGFSTLAEAHVLPATHVSYAAGLQIKLYISSTSTPKGTILFNGTVIGDALAPKVASFSSRGPNIASPGILKPDVIGPGVSILAAWPYNVDNVTHPNPKALFNIISGTSMACPHLSGIAALLKSTHPDWSPAAIKSAIMTTADVLNLLGSPIVDESGLKPADVFAIGAGHVNPSKANDPGLIFDLKPEDYIPYLCGLNYNDTVIKIITQQAVKCSQVGAIPEAQLNYPSFAITIGPNQTRTQYYTRTVRNVGPATSTYNLELLVPHEMGMSVNPQVLTFTEVNQEITYHVEFNAHDGAGKDGVPFGQGYLRWFSDKHNVTTPIAVLFDS from the exons ATGACTTTTACCTACCGAGTTTGGCTATTGc AATGCCGGCCTGTTCCTTCAAAATTCATCAACCGCTCTCGCTGTTTACTATATATAGGTGTTTCAAATGGTAGACTAACACCAAGAAGTTACACTTCCAAGTTCTTCTTGACACAAA TAGCAGACTATGATGAAGTGGCGCTGGAACAGCtagctcatgtgacaaatgatgAAAAAAACAGCATGCAAACTTATATAGTTTGGGTTGAAAAGCCGGTCTCTCAGAAATTTTCTCCGCAATCGAATGAAGATTTAGGGAGTTGGTACCAGTCATTCTTGCCTGAAAGTATTGCAAGCTCAAACCAACAGATGAACCAGCGAATGGTTCATTCATACCGCAATATAGCGACAGGTTTTGCAGCAAAACTGACACCCGAGGAAGTGAGAGAAATGGAAACAAAAGAAGGGTTCGTCTCAGCTCGTCCACAAAGAATTCTGCCGTTGCAGACTACTCATACTCCTGACTTCTTGGGGTTGCACCAAGGGTCCGGACTTTGGGAAGCAGCAACTTACGGTAAAGGTGTAATAATTGGACTTTTAGATACCGGGATTGTACCAGATCATCCCTCGTTTAATGACGAAGGAATGCCCCCTCCTCCAGCAAAATGGAAGGGCAAGTGCGAGTTCAATGAGACATTGTGCAATAACAAGCTTATTGGTGCAAGAAATTTCATAGGCGTAGGCAAAGGCCAACCAAAACGAACATTTCCATTTGACATAGCTGGTCATGGAAGCCACACATCTAGCACAGCTGCCGGAAGGTTTGTGGAAGGCGCAAGCGTGTATGGGCAGGCCAATGGCACAGCTGCTGGCATGGCACCATATGCTCACTTGGCAATGTACAAAGTCTGCGAAGGCTTTGGTTGTGCCGATGCTGACATTTTTGCTGCTCTGGACGTCGCTATTGATGATGGAGTTGACGTACTCTCCCTCTCACTTGGTGGCCCCTCACTTCCTTTCTATGATGATGTAATTGCAATTGGTGCATTTGCAGCAATTCAAAAGGGAATTTTTTTCAGCTGTGCAGGTGGAAATTCGGGTCCTTGGAATCGCACCTTGTCAAATGAGGCACCATGGATACTCACAGTTGGAGCAAGCACCACCGACAGAATATTAACATCTGGATTGCAGATTGGAGACGAAAAACAGTACCATTTTGATGGAAAATCTTTGTCCCAGCCTGAAGATTTTGATTCAACAGTTTTGTTACCTCTCGTTGATGCAGGCTCATTTGGAAACCAATCATCTTTTTGCAAGGCAGGGTCTCTCGAAAATGTTGAAGGGAAAATAGTGTTGTGTGAGACAGGTGGAGGAGTAACAAATATTGCCAAAGGGGAAGAAGTGAAAAGAGCTGGTGGTGCAGCCATGATTCTCATGAACAAAGAGATTGATGGATTTAGCACCTTGGCTGAAGCTCACGTGCTACCGGCTACACATGTGAGTTACGCTgcagggttgcaaattaaattgTATATAAGTTCAACCTCAACACCTAAAGGTACAATCTTGTTCAATGGCACTGTCATCGGAGATGCGCTTGCTCCCAAAGTTGCTTCCTTTTCATCAAGAGGACCAAACATTGCAAGCCCCGGAATTTTGAAACCTGATGTCATTGGACCCGGTGTTAGCATCCTAGCAGCATGGCCTTATAATGTGGACAATGTCACACATCCGAATCCCAAGGCATTATTTAACATCATTTCGGGTACCTCAATGGCCTGTCCTCACCTAAGTGGCATTGCCGCCTTGCTCAAGAGCACCCACCCTGACTGGTCACCAGCTGCTATTAAATCAGCTATCATGACTACCGCTGATGTATTAAACCTCCTAGGCTCACCCATCGTGGATGAAAGTGGCCTTAAACCCGCGGACGTCTTTGCAATTGGTGCAGGCCATGTTAACCCTTCAAAGGCGAATGACCCGGGGCTCATCTTCGACTTAAAACCAGAGGATTACATTCCTTACTTGTGTGGTTTGAATTACAATGACACAGTGATAAAGATCATCACCCAACAAGCAGTGAAATGCTCCCAAGTTGGAGCCATTCCAGAAGCACAGCTCAATTATCCTTCATTTGCTATTACAATAGGCCCCAATCAGACTCGGACTCAGTATTATACAAGGACTGTGAGGAATGTCGGGCCAGCTACTTCAACCTacaatttggagcttttagtACCacatgaaatgggcatgagtgtGAATCCTCAGGTGCTTACATTCACAGAGGTTAACCAGGAGATTACATACCATGTCGAGTTTAATGCACATGACGGCGCAGGGAAGGATGGTGTACCATTTGGTCAGGGATACTTGAGATGGTTTTCTGATAAGCATAATGTTACTACCCCTATAGCTGTGCTCTTTGACTCTtaa
- the LOC126618401 gene encoding copper chaperone for superoxide dismutase, chloroplastic/cytosolic-like isoform X1: MAFLRSVATTTAIAAASAFPAAVALSSFSFSSSSVSFRFPKPQNLSFLSSAPSLLNPNPSFLATSFARSPTAIQMDAPTSEQQQSFQSDGALPELLTEYMVDMKCDGCVKSVKSKLETVDGVKSVEVDLNSQVVRVLGSTPLKTMTEALEQTGRKARLIGQGIPEDFLVSAAVSEFKGPNIFGVVRFAQVNMELARIEANFSGLTPGKHGWSINEFGDLTEGAASTGKVFKPSNEAKEPLGDLGTLVSDESGNAFFSGVKEKLRVSDLIGRSIAIYETADKSDTGIAAAVIARSAGVGENYKKLCTCDGTTIWESTGNDFVASEV, encoded by the exons ATGGCATTTCTGAGGTCAGTGGCCACGACTACTGCCATAGCTGCTGCCTCTGCATTTCCTGCGGCCGTTGccctttcttccttctctttttcttcctcctctgtATCTTTTCGATTCCCCAAACCCCAAaacctctcctttctctcctccgCGCCTTCTCTGCTGAACCCAAATCCTTCTTTCCTCGCTACAAGCTTCGCCCGCTCCCCCACGGCTATCCAGATGGACGCGCCCACATCGGAGCAACAGCAATCCTTTCAG AGTGATGGCGCTTTGCCGGAGCTACTG ACAGAGTACATGGTGGATATGAAATGTGATGGATGTGTCAAGTCTGTAAAGAGCAAGTTAGAAACTGTGGATG GAGTAAAAAGTGTAGAGGTAGACCTCAACAGTCAAGTCGTCAGGGTTCTGGGTTCAACGCCTTTGAAGACCATGACTGAAGCTTTGGAGCAGACTGGTCGAAAAGCAAGATTAATTGGGCAGGGGATTCCTGAAG ATTTCTTGGTTTCTGCGGCTGTTTCTGAGTTCAAGGGTCCAAATATTTTTGGTGTGGTTCGTTTTGCTCAGGTGAATATGGAATTGGCTAGGATTGAGGCCAACTTTAGTGGATTAACACCTGGAAAACATGGTTGGTCGATCAACGAATTTGGTGATCTAACGGAAGGTGCTGCAAGCACTGGAAAAGTATTTAAGCCATCAAATGAAGCAAAGGAG CCGCTTGGTGACCTGGGAACACTGGTAAGTGATGAGAGTGGTAATGCCTTCTTCTCTGGGGTCAAAGAGAAGCTGAGAGTTTCGGATCTTATCGGGCGGTCAATAGCGATATATGAAACTGCCGATAAATCGGACACTGGTATCGCGGCTGCTGTGATTGCTAGAAGTGCTGGAGTCGGGGAGAACTACAAAAAGCTTTGCACTTGCGATGGAACCACCATATGGGAATCAACTGGCAACGACTTCGTCGCCAGCGAGGTCTGA
- the LOC126618401 gene encoding copper chaperone for superoxide dismutase, chloroplastic/cytosolic-like isoform X2, giving the protein MAFLRSVATTTAIAAASAFPAAVALSSFSFSSSSVSFRFPKPQNLSFLSSAPSLLNPNPSFLATSFARSPTAIQMDAPTSEQQQSFQTEYMVDMKCDGCVKSVKSKLETVDGVKSVEVDLNSQVVRVLGSTPLKTMTEALEQTGRKARLIGQGIPEDFLVSAAVSEFKGPNIFGVVRFAQVNMELARIEANFSGLTPGKHGWSINEFGDLTEGAASTGKVFKPSNEAKEPLGDLGTLVSDESGNAFFSGVKEKLRVSDLIGRSIAIYETADKSDTGIAAAVIARSAGVGENYKKLCTCDGTTIWESTGNDFVASEV; this is encoded by the exons ATGGCATTTCTGAGGTCAGTGGCCACGACTACTGCCATAGCTGCTGCCTCTGCATTTCCTGCGGCCGTTGccctttcttccttctctttttcttcctcctctgtATCTTTTCGATTCCCCAAACCCCAAaacctctcctttctctcctccgCGCCTTCTCTGCTGAACCCAAATCCTTCTTTCCTCGCTACAAGCTTCGCCCGCTCCCCCACGGCTATCCAGATGGACGCGCCCACATCGGAGCAACAGCAATCCTTTCAG ACAGAGTACATGGTGGATATGAAATGTGATGGATGTGTCAAGTCTGTAAAGAGCAAGTTAGAAACTGTGGATG GAGTAAAAAGTGTAGAGGTAGACCTCAACAGTCAAGTCGTCAGGGTTCTGGGTTCAACGCCTTTGAAGACCATGACTGAAGCTTTGGAGCAGACTGGTCGAAAAGCAAGATTAATTGGGCAGGGGATTCCTGAAG ATTTCTTGGTTTCTGCGGCTGTTTCTGAGTTCAAGGGTCCAAATATTTTTGGTGTGGTTCGTTTTGCTCAGGTGAATATGGAATTGGCTAGGATTGAGGCCAACTTTAGTGGATTAACACCTGGAAAACATGGTTGGTCGATCAACGAATTTGGTGATCTAACGGAAGGTGCTGCAAGCACTGGAAAAGTATTTAAGCCATCAAATGAAGCAAAGGAG CCGCTTGGTGACCTGGGAACACTGGTAAGTGATGAGAGTGGTAATGCCTTCTTCTCTGGGGTCAAAGAGAAGCTGAGAGTTTCGGATCTTATCGGGCGGTCAATAGCGATATATGAAACTGCCGATAAATCGGACACTGGTATCGCGGCTGCTGTGATTGCTAGAAGTGCTGGAGTCGGGGAGAACTACAAAAAGCTTTGCACTTGCGATGGAACCACCATATGGGAATCAACTGGCAACGACTTCGTCGCCAGCGAGGTCTGA